A region from the Algoriphagus machipongonensis genome encodes:
- the serA gene encoding phosphoglycerate dehydrogenase codes for MPQTKKFIIDFDSTFTQVEALDILGEISLENDPKRDTKLQAIKDITDQGMEGSLTFRESLEQRLEILQASQAQIDDLIAALKKKVSKSFERNKEFLQENANDIYIISNGFKDFIIPIVADYGIKKENVFGNEFVYDENGNIVDFNRENPLSSNNGKAETIKKINLDGDIYVIGDGYTDYEIKASGLANKFYAFTENVSRPRVTKQADHIAPSLDEILYINKLNKKFSYPKSRIKVLLLENVHPIGVELLKEEGYDVEVVSSAMNEEELCEKIKQVSILGIRSKTNVTKKVLENANRLIAVGAFCIGTNQIDLETCQEKGIAVFNAPFSNTRSVVEMAIAEIIFLMRSFPDKTMAMHKGSWEKSASGSFEVRGKKLGIVGYGNIGAQLSVLAENMGMNVFYYDVIERLALGNVTKLESLDELLSTCDIVSLHVDGRKDNKNLINKERIGKMKKGAILVNLSRGHVVEIPALKEAILSGHLAGCAVDVFPEEPKNNSEPFVSDLIGLPNTILTPHIGGSTLEAQENIARFVPGKIMEYINTGNTYNSVNFPNIQLPFLNDAHRLIHIHLNEPGVLARINQVLANYEINIVGQYLKTNEKIGYVITDIDKAYSPDAIDALKNIPGTIRFRTLY; via the coding sequence ATGCCTCAAACCAAAAAATTTATCATTGATTTTGACAGTACTTTTACACAAGTAGAAGCACTGGATATTCTAGGCGAAATCAGTCTGGAAAACGACCCAAAAAGAGATACTAAACTTCAAGCTATTAAGGACATTACTGACCAGGGAATGGAAGGTTCTTTGACTTTTAGAGAAAGTCTAGAACAACGCCTAGAAATCCTTCAGGCGAGCCAAGCTCAGATTGATGACTTAATTGCTGCACTTAAGAAGAAAGTCTCCAAGTCATTCGAGAGAAACAAAGAATTCCTTCAGGAAAACGCGAATGATATTTACATTATTTCCAATGGATTTAAAGACTTCATCATACCTATTGTAGCAGATTATGGAATCAAAAAGGAGAATGTCTTTGGGAATGAATTCGTTTATGATGAAAATGGAAATATTGTAGATTTCAATAGGGAAAATCCACTTTCCTCCAACAATGGGAAAGCTGAAACCATCAAGAAAATCAATCTGGATGGAGACATTTATGTGATTGGTGATGGCTATACCGATTATGAAATCAAAGCCTCTGGTCTTGCAAATAAGTTTTATGCTTTTACTGAAAATGTTTCTAGACCTAGAGTTACCAAACAAGCGGATCACATAGCTCCGAGTTTAGATGAAATACTATATATCAATAAGTTGAACAAGAAATTTTCTTATCCAAAGAGCAGAATTAAAGTTTTGCTTTTGGAAAATGTGCACCCTATCGGGGTAGAATTGCTGAAGGAAGAAGGCTATGATGTAGAAGTGGTAAGCTCAGCCATGAATGAAGAAGAGCTTTGTGAAAAAATCAAGCAAGTATCCATTTTAGGAATTCGCTCAAAGACCAACGTTACTAAAAAGGTATTGGAGAATGCCAATAGGTTAATCGCCGTTGGGGCTTTCTGTATTGGTACGAATCAAATTGATTTGGAAACCTGCCAGGAAAAAGGAATTGCAGTTTTTAATGCGCCTTTTAGTAATACTCGTTCCGTTGTGGAAATGGCTATTGCAGAGATCATTTTCCTTATGCGAAGCTTTCCTGATAAAACGATGGCTATGCACAAAGGAAGTTGGGAGAAATCAGCTTCTGGAAGTTTTGAGGTGAGAGGTAAAAAACTCGGTATTGTAGGATATGGAAATATCGGCGCCCAATTATCTGTTTTAGCGGAAAATATGGGGATGAACGTTTTTTATTACGATGTAATCGAGCGTTTGGCATTAGGAAACGTGACTAAGCTCGAATCATTGGATGAACTTCTTAGTACCTGTGATATCGTGTCACTTCACGTAGATGGTAGGAAAGACAACAAAAACCTGATCAATAAAGAACGTATCGGGAAGATGAAAAAGGGTGCCATTTTGGTCAACCTTAGCCGTGGCCATGTCGTGGAAATCCCTGCATTGAAAGAAGCGATTCTATCGGGTCATTTAGCTGGTTGTGCAGTGGATGTATTTCCAGAAGAACCTAAAAACAATTCCGAGCCCTTCGTTTCTGATCTGATAGGATTACCAAATACTATATTAACTCCACATATTGGAGGCAGTACTTTGGAAGCTCAGGAAAATATCGCTCGGTTTGTGCCAGGAAAAATCATGGAGTATATCAATACAGGTAATACCTACAATTCTGTCAACTTCCCTAACATTCAGTTGCCATTCCTTAATGATGCGCATCGATTAATTCATATTCACTTAAATGAACCTGGAGTGCTAGCTAGAATTAATCAAGTGTTGGCTAATTATGAAATCAATATCGTTGGGCAGTACTTGAAAACCAATGAGAAAATCGGATATGTAATTACTGATATTGACAAAGCTTATTCTCCTGATGCAATAGATGCATTGAAAAATATTCCGGGTACTATAAGGTTCAGAACCTTATACTAA
- a CDS encoding DUF1330 domain-containing protein has translation MPAYVLVEVDIHDQDIYEEYKKHTPESIAEYGGKFIIRGNPIQVLEGEWNHDRLVMLEFKDRETAEKWYYSEKYTKAREIRSKGSKANFFIVDLK, from the coding sequence ATGCCGGCTTATGTTTTAGTAGAAGTGGATATACATGACCAGGATATTTACGAGGAGTATAAGAAGCATACACCTGAATCAATAGCAGAATATGGTGGGAAATTCATAATTCGAGGTAACCCAATTCAAGTTTTGGAAGGAGAGTGGAATCATGATAGGCTAGTGATGCTTGAATTCAAAGATCGGGAGACTGCAGAAAAATGGTACTATTCTGAGAAATACACCAAAGCAAGAGAAATCCGTTCCAAAGGATCGAAAGCAAACTTTTTTATTGTTGATTTGAAATAA
- a CDS encoding DUF1572 family protein → MLLRELITLFERDIDRLYNEIESYTDESVLWKTEGHISNSAGNLCLHLLGNLQAFVGHELGGFEYTRNREFEFEGKNVPKTQLLLEINNLKRIVISSLEGLDESMIPKDYPKEVFGKPMSNEYFLIHLYGHFNYHLGQINYHRRLLHP, encoded by the coding sequence ATGTTATTACGTGAATTGATTACTCTATTTGAAAGGGATATCGATCGATTATATAATGAAATTGAATCCTACACCGATGAATCTGTCCTGTGGAAAACTGAGGGACATATTAGCAATTCGGCTGGAAACCTTTGTTTACACTTATTAGGTAACCTTCAGGCATTTGTAGGCCATGAATTAGGTGGTTTTGAATATACCCGAAATAGAGAGTTTGAGTTTGAAGGCAAGAATGTTCCAAAAACTCAGCTATTGCTAGAAATAAATAATCTGAAGCGTATAGTGATCAGCAGTTTGGAAGGTCTGGACGAATCCATGATTCCTAAGGATTATCCTAAAGAAGTTTTTGGTAAACCTATGAGCAATGAATACTTTCTGATTCATCTATATGGGCATTTTAATTACCACTTAGGTCAAATAAATTACCATAGAAGGTTACTGCATCCATAA
- a CDS encoding peptidase domain-containing ABC transporter, protein MISKGIFTPLNRFFNLLKEEKNQVYGIYFYAILNGLVALTLPLGIQAILNFILGGRVTTSWILLVIVVALGVAFGGFLQISQLQITEKLQQRIFSKSGLSLAYRLPRVKTENLHGEYGPEIVNRFFDTINLQKGISKLLVDFTTALLQMIFGLLLLSFYHPTFILFGIILFGLLAIIFYYTSPKGMETALKESTYKYQTAYWLQEIGRTLNTFKLVGNTRLPILRADKLIQRYVDFRTKHFSVLIFQYKIMIVFKVLIVTSLLVAGSFLLINEQISIGQFVAAEVVIILVVNSVEKLILSLETVYDTLVAVEKLGVVMDLDLERSEGTDKVVVSKPEGLKFGMQNVVFHPQDSNSPIIRDISLEIPAGKKVAVTGRSGSGKSALLALLSGLYEDYKGTIEVNDLSIDMIQLEKYRSMLGDCLEVGEIFQGTIKENILVGRDVEPSHFDFILDLVGLRDYIYQLPQDLDSELQPEGKGLPKYLAQSILVARSLVGGPKAIMMENALRYVHPENKERLVNYLMNGNWTLLMITEDPAILEKAEEVLVMDKGKVLFQGPYKSYLEFRNKNN, encoded by the coding sequence ATGATTAGTAAAGGTATTTTTACACCCCTGAATAGGTTTTTTAACCTTCTGAAGGAAGAGAAAAATCAAGTATATGGTATTTATTTTTATGCCATATTAAATGGTCTTGTAGCCTTAACATTACCATTGGGAATTCAAGCTATACTGAATTTCATTCTAGGGGGAAGAGTTACCACCTCCTGGATTCTTTTGGTGATTGTAGTAGCCTTAGGTGTAGCCTTTGGAGGATTTCTTCAGATTTCTCAATTACAGATTACGGAGAAATTACAACAACGTATTTTCTCAAAATCAGGCTTGTCACTTGCCTATCGCTTACCAAGGGTTAAAACAGAGAATTTACATGGTGAGTATGGTCCAGAGATCGTCAATAGATTTTTTGATACGATCAACTTGCAAAAGGGGATTTCAAAACTTCTAGTGGATTTTACCACTGCTTTACTACAAATGATTTTTGGTCTACTTCTATTATCATTTTACCATCCTACCTTTATTCTATTCGGTATTATCTTATTTGGTCTTTTAGCGATCATCTTTTATTACACCAGCCCAAAGGGAATGGAAACAGCACTAAAAGAATCTACTTATAAGTACCAAACTGCCTATTGGCTTCAGGAAATTGGTAGGACGCTGAACACATTCAAATTGGTAGGAAATACCAGGTTACCTATCCTTAGAGCAGATAAGTTAATCCAGCGATATGTAGATTTTAGAACGAAGCACTTTTCTGTTCTTATTTTTCAGTATAAGATCATGATTGTTTTTAAAGTACTGATTGTAACAAGTTTGCTTGTTGCCGGTAGCTTTTTGTTAATCAATGAACAGATCAGTATTGGCCAGTTTGTGGCAGCGGAAGTGGTAATCATTTTGGTAGTAAATTCAGTGGAGAAGCTGATCTTATCATTAGAAACTGTTTATGATACACTTGTTGCAGTGGAAAAATTGGGGGTGGTGATGGACTTGGATTTAGAGCGTAGTGAAGGGACAGACAAAGTAGTGGTTTCCAAACCGGAAGGATTGAAGTTTGGGATGCAAAATGTGGTTTTTCATCCTCAGGATTCCAACAGTCCTATCATTCGTGATATTTCATTAGAAATTCCAGCAGGCAAAAAAGTGGCCGTTACAGGGAGAAGTGGTAGTGGGAAAAGTGCCTTATTAGCACTACTATCTGGTCTTTATGAAGATTATAAGGGTACTATTGAAGTCAATGACCTTTCTATAGATATGATCCAATTAGAAAAATATAGATCCATGCTAGGTGACTGCTTAGAAGTTGGTGAGATTTTTCAAGGGACAATAAAGGAAAATATTCTGGTAGGGAGAGATGTAGAACCAAGCCATTTTGATTTCATTTTGGATTTGGTTGGGTTGAGAGATTATATCTACCAACTACCACAAGATCTTGACTCTGAACTCCAACCCGAAGGTAAGGGATTGCCAAAATATTTGGCCCAAAGTATTTTAGTAGCCAGAAGTCTGGTGGGAGGCCCTAAAGCAATCATGATGGAAAATGCACTTCGCTATGTTCATCCAGAAAATAAAGAAAGGCTGGTCAATTACTTAATGAATGGTAATTGGACTTTGTTAATGATTACAGAGGATCCAGCAATTCTGGAAAAAGCCGAAGAGGTATTAGTGATGGATAAAGGAAAGGTTTTGTTCCAGGGACCTTATAAATCCTATTTAGAATTTAGAAATAAGAATAATTAA
- a CDS encoding DUF4920 domain-containing protein codes for MKRSTLLYTLLISGTCLFSCASKDDSKYADLASHEMGKVVGEAETVPGIYGEKLADNINFTQLPEMVEKVEANGSFEATIQGEIKEVCTNKGCWLTMDLPNGKSMRVTFKDYGFFVPTNSQGFPIILEGVATLSETDVETLRHYAEDEGLSKEEVEAITEPKKEITFEATGVIIPGKA; via the coding sequence ATGAAAAGATCAACACTACTTTATACCCTTCTCATATCAGGAACTTGCCTATTCTCTTGTGCAAGTAAGGATGATTCAAAATATGCAGATTTAGCAAGTCATGAAATGGGAAAAGTGGTCGGTGAAGCCGAAACTGTTCCAGGGATCTATGGTGAGAAGTTAGCTGATAACATCAACTTCACCCAATTGCCAGAAATGGTGGAGAAAGTGGAAGCAAATGGTTCCTTTGAAGCCACTATTCAGGGTGAAATTAAAGAAGTATGTACTAATAAAGGTTGTTGGTTGACCATGGATTTGCCTAATGGCAAAAGCATGAGAGTGACCTTTAAAGATTACGGCTTTTTTGTTCCAACAAATAGCCAAGGATTTCCAATCATTCTTGAAGGTGTAGCCACTCTTTCTGAGACAGATGTAGAAACACTCCGTCATTATGCAGAAGATGAAGGATTATCCAAAGAAGAGGTTGAGGCTATCACCGAACCAAAAAAGGAGATCACATTTGAAGCTACGGGAGTAATCATTCCAGGAAAAGCATAA
- a CDS encoding TolC family protein, with translation MRSILITLLLCGFFFNSKAQEIDTLAYDSFMEWVLEYHPMATQAELNTVMGDMEVRTARGGFDPMIYGNLDKKSYNETLYYDKREAGISIPTWAGIELNGSYEQNTGKYLNPESNVPNDGLFTAGASVNLGQGLILDQRRAALRQAQLYQQSTESQRRQMLNSLYLQATDMYWRWALAYSNQEVLKEGVELAEIRYRAVKSSFKFGDVAAIDTVEAFSQLLNRQYKLQAAQNTLFATTQELNTYLWDEEGNPINLNEEIYPERLEADFTTIVNKEELRTMVASHPELQIADFELASLDVERKLKAQQIIPVVKLKYNFLTESLNDFDNAGFFENNYKWGISVYTPLFLRKSRGSLGLAKAKIDFKQNSRDIKEIQLRTKLESELNNLENLNSQILTFEQNVFSLEALLQGEVRRFEIGESSLFLVNAREVSVFDSKLTLNELISKRKIANAKTRYAAGLGFNN, from the coding sequence ATGAGATCAATTTTAATCACTTTACTTCTTTGTGGATTTTTCTTTAATTCCAAAGCTCAGGAAATTGACACCTTGGCTTATGATTCCTTCATGGAATGGGTGCTAGAGTATCATCCAATGGCTACCCAGGCAGAATTGAATACTGTCATGGGAGATATGGAAGTGAGAACGGCGAGAGGAGGGTTTGATCCCATGATATATGGAAACCTGGATAAAAAATCCTACAATGAAACTCTTTACTACGATAAGAGAGAGGCTGGAATCAGTATTCCAACATGGGCAGGAATTGAATTGAATGGATCTTATGAACAGAATACTGGGAAATATTTAAACCCGGAAAGCAATGTCCCTAATGATGGGTTGTTCACTGCTGGTGCCTCCGTAAATTTAGGCCAAGGCCTTATTTTAGATCAAAGAAGAGCCGCTTTAAGACAAGCGCAACTGTACCAACAATCAACAGAGTCTCAAAGAAGGCAGATGCTGAATTCACTTTACCTTCAGGCAACTGATATGTATTGGAGATGGGCGCTAGCCTATTCAAATCAAGAAGTATTAAAGGAGGGGGTAGAATTAGCTGAAATTCGTTATAGAGCTGTCAAATCCAGTTTTAAGTTTGGTGATGTGGCAGCAATCGATACGGTAGAGGCTTTTTCTCAATTACTCAACAGACAATATAAACTTCAGGCAGCCCAGAATACACTTTTCGCCACTACGCAGGAGCTAAACACATATTTATGGGATGAGGAAGGAAATCCAATCAATCTAAATGAGGAGATTTATCCTGAAAGGCTAGAGGCTGATTTCACGACTATTGTAAATAAAGAAGAGTTAAGAACCATGGTGGCCTCACATCCGGAACTCCAAATTGCAGATTTCGAGTTGGCAAGTTTGGATGTGGAGAGAAAGTTAAAAGCTCAACAGATTATTCCCGTGGTAAAATTGAAGTACAATTTCCTGACAGAAAGTTTAAATGACTTCGACAATGCAGGATTTTTTGAGAATAATTATAAATGGGGGATCTCTGTTTATACTCCCTTGTTTTTAAGGAAATCTCGAGGATCATTAGGATTGGCAAAAGCAAAAATTGATTTCAAACAAAATTCTAGAGACATTAAAGAAATTCAATTGAGGACGAAACTCGAGAGTGAATTAAATAATCTGGAAAACCTAAACTCTCAAATTCTAACTTTTGAGCAGAATGTCTTTAGTTTGGAAGCTTTACTTCAAGGAGAGGTGAGAAGGTTTGAAATAGGAGAGAGTAGTCTATTTTTAGTCAATGCAAGAGAAGTATCAGTATTTGACTCTAAATTGACTTTGAATGAATTGATCTCAAAAAGAAAGATCGCCAATGCCAAAACCAGGTATGCTGCAGGTTTGGGTTTCAATAATTAA
- a CDS encoding HlyD family secretion protein has protein sequence MLNISSNKIKDKIPFSGAKSLMMTLPEKESQKRIKLLAWLIAIVFISLFLPWTQSIRSKGYVTAVKPEQRAQTIHSIIAGRIEKWYVSEGAFVSRGDTILRISEIKDEYFDSMLLPRTQMQVDAKSLSVEAYKEKVGALQAQLQALRENNVLKIQQAENKLKMAELKVQSDSIKFQQAKVNFDIGQKQLDRAEQLYAEGLRSLTDLESRRLKFQDVQAKLLSVENDYLISQNEMITARIDLNTIDNEFRDKIAKTRSEIYTAMSSQYDAEASTTKLENQYSNYEARTGFRYILAPQDGYLAKAIQVGIGETIKEGEQILNIIPSETDLAVEMYVQPVDLPLIKTGNKVRFIFDGWPAIVFSGWPKISNGTFGGVVIAIDQYAGTNNQYRVLVAQDPEEEPWPEMLRMGSGADGIALLNDVPVWYELWRQLNGFPADYYTRDEKEAAANKK, from the coding sequence ATGCTGAATATTTCCAGCAATAAAATCAAAGACAAAATTCCTTTTAGTGGAGCAAAAAGTCTCATGATGACTTTGCCAGAAAAGGAAAGCCAGAAGAGAATCAAACTGCTGGCTTGGTTGATTGCGATCGTATTTATTTCCTTGTTTCTACCTTGGACACAGAGTATTCGTTCCAAAGGGTATGTGACGGCAGTGAAACCTGAACAGAGAGCACAAACTATTCACTCTATCATTGCAGGTAGAATAGAAAAATGGTATGTCTCAGAGGGCGCATTTGTGAGTAGAGGAGATACTATTTTGAGAATATCTGAGATTAAGGATGAGTATTTTGATTCCATGCTTTTACCCAGAACACAAATGCAGGTTGATGCAAAATCACTTTCCGTGGAAGCATATAAAGAGAAAGTAGGAGCACTTCAAGCGCAATTACAAGCATTGAGAGAAAACAATGTTCTTAAGATTCAGCAAGCTGAGAATAAACTTAAAATGGCTGAATTGAAGGTTCAATCCGATAGCATTAAGTTTCAACAAGCAAAGGTGAATTTTGATATTGGACAAAAACAGTTGGATAGAGCTGAACAATTATATGCCGAAGGTCTACGGTCTTTGACAGATTTGGAATCAAGGAGACTAAAATTTCAAGATGTTCAAGCTAAATTATTATCTGTTGAAAACGACTATTTGATTAGTCAAAACGAGATGATTACAGCTAGAATTGATTTGAATACTATTGATAATGAGTTTAGGGATAAAATAGCAAAGACTCGATCTGAAATATACACTGCTATGTCATCCCAATATGATGCAGAAGCCAGTACCACAAAGCTAGAGAACCAATATTCCAATTATGAAGCTAGAACGGGTTTTAGATACATTCTAGCACCTCAAGATGGTTACTTGGCCAAAGCAATACAAGTCGGAATTGGAGAGACAATCAAAGAAGGTGAACAAATTTTAAATATTATTCCTTCTGAAACAGATTTAGCTGTTGAAATGTATGTGCAGCCGGTAGATTTACCTTTGATAAAAACTGGAAATAAGGTCCGATTTATCTTCGATGGATGGCCAGCAATTGTTTTTTCTGGATGGCCTAAAATTTCCAATGGTACTTTTGGCGGAGTAGTTATTGCAATTGACCAATACGCTGGCACCAATAATCAATACAGAGTTTTAGTAGCTCAAGATCCTGAAGAGGAACCTTGGCCTGAAATGCTAAGAATGGGTTCTGGGGCTGATGGTATTGCCTTGCTGAATGATGTTCCAGTTTGGTATGAGTTATGGCGTCAGTTAAATGGTTTCCCTGCTGACTATTATACCCGAGATGAAAAAGAAGCTGCCGCAAATAAGAAATAA
- a CDS encoding N-acetylmuramidase domain-containing protein, which produces MQFVKYRSRGAAVSFLQELLNKVGYSLNPSGYFDLTTDAAVKDFQQKHDLVVDGKVGVKTWTILISKTNPAGTIGNKFLSEQDLIDFSIKYELELAAVKAVNEVESSGIGFLVNGKPKILFEGHVFWRQLKSRGIDPNQLMHESNATILYRKWTKKHYLSGVSEYERLDQACRLGNDPRIKEAALASASWGSYQIMGYHATNLGYPSVPDFVEKMHENERQHLMAFGRFIKTYGCLAALQNKEWANFAQCYNGSGFAENKYDLKMKSAYQKYLE; this is translated from the coding sequence ATGCAGTTTGTAAAATACAGATCAAGGGGAGCTGCTGTATCATTTTTACAGGAACTATTAAACAAAGTAGGCTATTCTTTAAATCCATCCGGATACTTTGACTTAACAACCGATGCTGCTGTTAAAGACTTCCAACAAAAACATGATTTGGTTGTAGATGGCAAAGTAGGGGTTAAAACCTGGACTATATTAATCTCGAAAACCAACCCAGCAGGGACCATAGGTAATAAGTTTTTGAGTGAACAGGACTTAATCGATTTTTCCATTAAATACGAACTTGAACTAGCAGCAGTAAAAGCTGTAAATGAGGTGGAAAGTAGTGGAATTGGTTTTTTAGTGAATGGGAAGCCCAAAATTCTATTTGAAGGACATGTCTTTTGGAGACAGTTGAAATCCAGAGGAATAGATCCTAACCAATTAATGCATGAGTCTAATGCAACGATACTCTACAGGAAATGGACAAAAAAGCATTATTTATCAGGAGTTTCTGAATATGAGCGATTAGACCAGGCTTGTAGGTTAGGAAATGACCCTAGAATTAAGGAGGCTGCATTAGCTTCTGCTTCATGGGGAAGCTACCAGATTATGGGTTATCATGCTACCAACCTAGGATATCCATCTGTTCCAGACTTTGTAGAAAAGATGCATGAAAATGAAAGGCAGCATCTTATGGCATTTGGGAGGTTTATTAAGACTTACGGCTGTTTGGCTGCCCTTCAGAATAAGGAATGGGCAAATTTTGCTCAATGCTATAATGGCTCAGGATTTGCAGAAAATAAATATGATTTAAAAATGAAATCGGCATATCAAAAGTATTTAGAATAA
- a CDS encoding DUF983 domain-containing protein, with translation MSKISSVQSILKAKCPQCREGHLFPVSVFSFKKLSAINHNCSVCQANLNPEPDFYYGAMYISYAFSVALVITALTAINILIEEPELWMYLTTVLVGNLILFPAMLRYSKVLYLYALGKLKYRGY, from the coding sequence ATGAGTAAAATTAGTAGCGTTCAGTCCATATTAAAAGCGAAATGTCCACAATGTAGAGAGGGTCATTTATTCCCCGTTTCAGTTTTTAGTTTTAAGAAATTATCTGCGATCAACCATAATTGCTCTGTTTGTCAGGCAAATCTTAATCCTGAACCTGATTTTTATTATGGAGCCATGTATATCAGCTATGCCTTCTCGGTAGCACTTGTCATCACTGCATTAACAGCTATTAATATCCTGATTGAGGAGCCTGAGCTATGGATGTATTTAACTACGGTCCTTGTAGGAAACTTAATTTTGTTTCCGGCTATGCTACGCTATTCTAAAGTTCTCTATCTATATGCCTTAGGTAAATTAAAATATAGAGGATACTAG
- a CDS encoding TetR/AcrR family transcriptional regulator, producing the protein MEYILKHLKVEVSDQLYIKEPFSSELGTAIVKEGSKLLLELGMEHFTFKKLSEKIGGTEPAIYRYFENKHKFLLYLTAWYWAWMEHNLVLATANLEDPYERLGIAIRLLVNGPLKLQNDYLNPNELRQIVINESLKGYLTKSVDLEHESGVFSQLYHFSDRISAIITEISPTYKHPKTLVSTVMEASLLQAFHILHLPNMTEFSLESNGKFQFFYQMVTKTIVND; encoded by the coding sequence ATGGAATACATTCTAAAACATTTGAAAGTTGAGGTGAGCGACCAGCTCTACATCAAGGAACCCTTTAGTTCTGAATTGGGAACTGCGATTGTCAAGGAAGGTTCTAAACTTTTACTTGAATTGGGGATGGAACATTTTACTTTCAAGAAACTTTCTGAAAAAATAGGAGGGACGGAGCCTGCCATTTACAGATACTTTGAAAACAAACATAAGTTTCTGTTATATCTCACGGCATGGTATTGGGCTTGGATGGAGCATAATTTGGTCTTGGCTACGGCAAACTTAGAAGATCCTTATGAGCGATTAGGAATTGCCATCAGACTATTGGTTAATGGCCCCTTGAAACTTCAGAATGATTATTTAAACCCAAATGAATTAAGACAAATAGTTATTAATGAATCATTAAAAGGTTATTTAACCAAAAGTGTGGATTTGGAACATGAAAGTGGGGTCTTTTCTCAATTATATCACTTTAGTGATCGTATCTCTGCGATTATTACGGAAATAAGCCCTACCTATAAACATCCAAAAACATTGGTTTCTACAGTAATGGAAGCAAGCCTTTTACAGGCATTTCATATATTACACTTACCTAATATGACCGAGTTTAGCCTAGAGAGTAATGGGAAATTCCAATTCTTTTACCAAATGGTCACCAAAACGATAGTAAATGATTAG